A single window of Bordetella genomosp. 11 DNA harbors:
- a CDS encoding flagellar protein FliT, with translation MSSQSSQIILELYREIVAVTAAMLNSARAQDWSGVLQFGQTYCEIVERLRTIGVTEPLDDAERREKHDMLVQILENDANTRDLAIPELARMSDLLGRMKRQQAALNAYGFKAPVA, from the coding sequence ATGTCGTCCCAGTCCTCGCAAATCATTCTCGAGCTCTATCGCGAGATCGTCGCTGTCACAGCGGCGATGCTGAACTCCGCACGCGCCCAGGACTGGAGCGGCGTTCTCCAGTTCGGCCAGACCTATTGCGAGATCGTCGAACGCCTGCGCACCATCGGCGTCACCGAACCGCTCGACGATGCGGAACGGCGCGAGAAACACGACATGCTGGTGCAGATCCTGGAAAACGACGCCAACACGCGCGACCTCGCGATTCCCGAGCTGGCGCGCATGAGCGACCTGCTGGGCCGCATGAAGCGCCAACAAGCCGCGCTCAATGCTTATGGGTTTAAGGCGCCGGTGGCATGA
- a CDS encoding EscU/YscU/HrcU family type III secretion system export apparatus switch protein — MNLPRSADHDTARPAAVALSYQDGETAPRVVAKGYGTLADTIIRTARENGMYVHQSPELVGLLMQVDLDAHIPPQLYLAVAELLAWLYRLEARPEKALPGMPTNKID; from the coding sequence ATGAATTTGCCGCGCTCCGCCGACCACGATACGGCGCGCCCCGCCGCGGTCGCCCTCTCCTACCAGGACGGCGAAACCGCGCCGCGCGTCGTTGCCAAAGGCTACGGAACGCTCGCGGACACCATCATCCGCACCGCACGCGAAAACGGCATGTACGTGCATCAGTCGCCGGAGCTGGTCGGACTGTTGATGCAGGTGGACCTGGACGCGCACATACCGCCACAGCTGTACCTGGCGGTCGCCGAACTCCTGGCATGGCTGTACCGACTTGAAGCAAGGCCCGAAAAAGCGCTGCCGGGCATGCCCACCAACAAAATCGATTGA
- the fliD gene encoding flagellar filament capping protein FliD, translating into MATSALPPITSLGSGSNLDLQGILDSLQDSEKQALVPIQNQQTLVTTQLSAYGTLQQAIETLQTAANALADPKTYNATTATIVGDSKAFTVKTTPGATPAQYKISVDQLATAEQLKSGAIADRTKNIGTGGSITVTLADGTSHTIDVSSNTTLNGIAKAINADDAAGVTAAILTDGSGKSYLQLTSADTGTQAAVTKITSTNSAIQSAIGYDASATPTGGMTQQVAATDAKVNVNGVEIVSGSNTLDKNIDNVTITLSDLTTAPVTVNVATDSSGVVSAVQNFVTSYNALQTMVTSLTKYDPTSNQGSALTGDSTTRSIASSLSSALRVLASSTDTLKTIQDLGITTNPDDGTLDLNLNTIDSKNLHSLNDSLSSNPKDVGDILTALGTSMGTAINGILGSNGLLASRTAGLTETQKTLQDQYDSVSDRIDADIANIRAQFVQLDAFVAQMNSTSSYLTQQFAALSGQSK; encoded by the coding sequence ATGGCAACTTCCGCCCTTCCGCCAATTACGTCCCTCGGTTCCGGTTCGAATCTGGACCTGCAAGGTATTCTGGACAGCCTGCAAGACAGCGAAAAACAAGCGCTGGTCCCCATCCAGAACCAGCAGACGCTGGTCACCACCCAGCTATCCGCCTACGGCACATTGCAGCAGGCTATCGAGACGTTGCAGACGGCGGCAAACGCCCTGGCCGACCCCAAGACCTATAACGCCACGACGGCGACGATCGTCGGCGACAGCAAGGCATTTACCGTCAAGACGACGCCGGGCGCCACGCCCGCTCAGTACAAGATCAGCGTCGACCAGTTGGCCACCGCGGAGCAACTGAAGTCCGGCGCCATCGCCGACCGCACCAAGAACATCGGTACCGGCGGCAGCATTACGGTGACCCTGGCCGACGGCACCAGCCATACCATCGACGTCAGCAGCAACACGACGCTGAACGGCATCGCCAAGGCGATCAACGCGGACGACGCGGCCGGCGTGACGGCGGCCATCCTGACCGATGGCTCCGGCAAAAGTTATCTGCAGCTGACGTCGGCCGACACGGGCACGCAGGCTGCCGTCACCAAGATCACATCGACCAATAGCGCCATCCAGAGCGCCATCGGCTACGACGCTTCGGCGACGCCCACCGGCGGCATGACGCAACAGGTGGCGGCGACCGACGCGAAAGTCAATGTCAATGGCGTGGAAATCGTCAGCGGGTCCAATACGCTCGATAAGAATATCGACAATGTCACCATTACGTTGAGCGATCTGACGACGGCGCCGGTGACGGTCAACGTCGCGACGGACTCCTCCGGGGTGGTCAGCGCCGTGCAGAACTTCGTCACCTCGTACAACGCGCTGCAAACGATGGTGACGTCGCTGACGAAATACGATCCGACCTCGAACCAGGGCTCGGCACTTACCGGCGACAGCACGACCCGTTCCATTGCGTCCAGCCTGTCGAGCGCACTGCGCGTACTCGCATCGAGCACCGACACGCTGAAGACGATCCAGGACCTGGGCATCACGACGAACCCGGATGACGGCACGCTCGACCTGAACCTGAATACGATCGATAGCAAGAACCTGCATTCGCTGAACGACTCGCTGTCGAGCAACCCCAAGGACGTCGGCGACATTCTGACCGCGCTGGGCACCAGCATGGGGACTGCCATCAATGGCATCCTGGGTTCCAACGGGCTGCTGGCCTCGCGCACGGCCGGACTGACCGAAACGCAGAAGACCCTGCAAGATCAGTACGACAGCGTGAGCGACCGCATCGACGCCGATATCGCCAATATCCGCGCGCAATTCGTGCAGCTGGATGCCTTCGTCGCGCAGATGAACAGCACCAGCTCGTACCTGACGCAACAATTCGCCGCCCTATCGGGCCAGAGCAAGTAA
- a CDS encoding flagellar hook-length control protein FliK: MSVGPTALSSLLVQRLDAVLGTQLAQQGNTATLRDAVIPPGSIDGLRPDPQGRGADQLGNLTGRERAALREAAEQADLAAALRSRFVSTDTTPSAPTTLGQTARVILTLLAQYPESAPALAGKAPLWSAETQPDAGHDGGPAGTRPGQAGAAQGEPRAVQGPAADDGGQQDAGAGNPNTNAPAGATRNGAAGGANGATAALAAEAGADDMAGNAPSRAGGQSGAQGAESARAATLNTNGPQPGPLAQALRQAIESSGLFYESHLGDVAYGQRGIAQLRGEPQAALDASQAQPIQTPVPRQSILAENPRLNLPTHAAPMMAQADGSPAGSSASTWSASTPGHAPAAPPGIHPDATLLVRQQLEVLANQTLAWEGTAWPGTEMWWEIRREPRDETAHPAGEATAAWATRLVLTMPRLGTVEANISLSGQRLALQIVAPESEGEIAAGGADLRQHLENAGLQLAQLTVSAHAPAPEPLP, encoded by the coding sequence ATGAGCGTAGGGCCTACCGCGCTCAGTTCGCTGCTGGTCCAGCGGCTGGATGCCGTGCTGGGGACGCAGCTCGCTCAGCAAGGCAACACCGCGACATTGCGCGATGCGGTCATTCCGCCCGGCAGTATCGACGGGCTGCGTCCGGATCCGCAGGGCCGCGGCGCCGACCAACTGGGCAACCTGACCGGACGCGAACGCGCGGCATTGCGCGAGGCCGCGGAGCAGGCCGATCTCGCGGCCGCGCTGCGCAGCCGCTTCGTCAGCACCGATACCACGCCTTCCGCCCCCACCACGCTGGGACAGACGGCGCGGGTCATCCTGACCCTGCTGGCCCAATACCCGGAAAGCGCGCCGGCTCTCGCCGGCAAGGCACCGCTGTGGTCCGCCGAGACGCAACCGGATGCCGGGCATGACGGCGGGCCCGCGGGCACACGTCCCGGCCAGGCGGGCGCGGCGCAGGGCGAACCGCGGGCGGTACAGGGCCCCGCGGCGGACGATGGCGGGCAACAGGATGCCGGCGCCGGCAACCCGAATACGAACGCACCCGCAGGCGCGACACGGAACGGCGCGGCGGGCGGCGCGAATGGGGCCACCGCCGCCCTCGCCGCCGAGGCCGGCGCCGACGACATGGCCGGTAACGCCCCGTCGCGGGCCGGCGGCCAGTCCGGCGCGCAGGGCGCGGAAAGTGCCCGGGCCGCCACGCTGAACACGAACGGCCCGCAGCCAGGGCCCCTGGCGCAAGCCCTGCGGCAAGCCATCGAAAGCAGCGGACTGTTCTATGAATCGCACCTGGGCGACGTGGCCTATGGGCAACGCGGCATCGCGCAGCTGCGCGGGGAACCGCAGGCCGCGCTCGATGCCAGCCAGGCACAACCCATCCAGACGCCGGTACCCAGGCAATCCATCCTGGCGGAGAATCCGCGCCTGAACCTGCCCACCCACGCGGCGCCCATGATGGCCCAGGCCGATGGCTCGCCAGCGGGTAGTTCGGCATCCACCTGGTCGGCTTCGACGCCGGGTCATGCCCCCGCCGCGCCGCCCGGCATCCATCCGGACGCCACGCTGCTGGTACGCCAGCAGCTCGAAGTGCTGGCCAACCAGACGCTGGCGTGGGAGGGCACGGCCTGGCCGGGCACGGAAATGTGGTGGGAGATCCGGCGCGAACCCCGCGACGAAACCGCGCACCCCGCCGGCGAGGCGACCGCGGCCTGGGCGACCCGGCTGGTGCTGACCATGCCGCGGCTGGGCACCGTCGAAGCCAACATTTCGCTGTCCGGGCAACGCCTGGCATTGCAGATCGTGGCCCCCGAAAGCGAAGGCGAAATCGCTGCCGGCGGCGCCGATCTGCGCCAGCACCTGGAAAACGCCGGCTTGCAACTGGCCCAGCTGACCGTGAGCGCGCACGCGCCGGCGCCGGAGCCGCTGCCATGA
- the fliS gene encoding flagellar export chaperone FliS, with product MAYASRRPDNAYSVRSYADVGLETQVMSASAEKLITLLYTAARAALGQARIHMEQGNGPARAVAINKAIRLVDEGLKQALDLEAGGEVAANLNNLYDYVMRTLVNANLKVDATLLETADALLAQLQEAWQTSVDRPGEAART from the coding sequence ATGGCTTACGCATCGCGCCGCCCCGACAACGCTTATTCCGTGCGTTCCTATGCCGATGTCGGCCTGGAAACGCAGGTGATGAGCGCCAGCGCGGAAAAACTGATCACATTGCTGTACACCGCCGCGCGCGCGGCGCTGGGCCAGGCTCGCATCCATATGGAGCAAGGCAATGGACCGGCGCGCGCGGTTGCCATCAACAAGGCGATCCGCCTGGTGGACGAAGGCTTGAAGCAGGCGCTCGACCTCGAAGCCGGCGGCGAAGTCGCCGCCAACCTGAACAACCTTTATGACTACGTGATGCGCACGCTGGTCAACGCCAACCTGAAGGTGGATGCCACGCTGCTGGAAACCGCCGACGCGCTGCTGGCCCAGCTTCAGGAAGCCTGGCAGACATCGGTGGACCGCCCCGGCGAAGCCGCCCGCACCTGA